In the Kaistella sp. 97-N-M2 genome, one interval contains:
- a CDS encoding acyl carrier protein: MSDIASRVKAIIADKLDVEETEVTPEASFTNDLGADSLDTVELIMEFEKEFNIQIPDDQAEKITTVGHAIAYIEEVVNK, encoded by the coding sequence ATGTCAGACATTGCATCAAGAGTAAAAGCTATTATCGCTGATAAACTCGACGTTGAGGAAACAGAAGTAACTCCAGAAGCTAGCTTCACTAACGATTTAGGGGCTGATTCTTTGGATACTGTAGAATTAATCATGGAATTCGAAAAAGAATTTAACATTCAAATCCCAGATGATCAAGCAGAGAAAATTACCACTGTAGGACACGCTATCGCTTATATCGAAGAAGTAGTGAACAAATAA
- a CDS encoding T9SS type A sorting domain-containing protein — translation MRTKLPLLMLALLPLASFGQSAKSKVSSQPLSAKSTAAAIATPTSHLPSAYCMPALDCSDDDMITNVNFGGINNTTACSPGGYGDYTAMMNTSPILAGQSYPIAVTVGTGWPYENVSVWVDYNMNDTFDASEFTYIGNANGNATGLVINGNIAIPAGTANGTYKMRVRVAADSAQPTDAAAACDETQGFGETEDYSLMVGVAAPTGCLTAPNGAYPTAAFTPTCNGAPATITTAGYAGEYSTVNVTMGTAYTFTVSKPAYFITIGDSAGATVLASGTGSVVWTATMTGVVRFYAHTDSACGSGTSATLHTRSVQCGTPPTEPDYGCDQTYTGTWSQANAVTKSLNYAVANDFFVPKEFSSYKLQTMTASFVRQSATVDTTDLQSFDVVLMSDSGSGTPGTAIKTWNGVIPTVTVGAANFAGFPTYDAVINLGDYELTGNPAADTRYWLSLQSTSASASSYFWIGYNYTTGWITAPNYQSSDNGVTYAVIASSTDPNARYDSVWSLNAECVTAAVSEAVNKNVSFYPNPVKDYLNINSKTAIETVHVYNLAGQKMQISAKVVNGKVDMSKLAPGVYIISTILEGGVNESFKVIKK, via the coding sequence ATGAGAACAAAATTACCTTTACTGATGCTGGCGCTACTGCCGCTGGCTTCTTTCGGCCAAAGTGCCAAATCCAAAGTTTCTTCGCAGCCATTAAGTGCGAAGAGTACAGCTGCAGCGATCGCGACGCCGACCAGCCATCTGCCCTCTGCGTACTGTATGCCGGCTTTAGATTGTAGTGATGATGACATGATTACCAATGTCAATTTTGGCGGAATTAACAACACCACGGCCTGTAGTCCGGGGGGCTACGGCGACTACACCGCGATGATGAATACCTCGCCGATACTGGCGGGACAGTCCTATCCTATCGCCGTTACAGTGGGCACAGGGTGGCCCTATGAAAATGTGTCTGTTTGGGTAGACTACAATATGAATGATACGTTTGATGCGAGCGAATTCACGTATATTGGAAACGCGAATGGAAACGCCACAGGTCTGGTCATTAACGGAAATATCGCGATACCAGCGGGCACAGCGAACGGAACATACAAAATGAGAGTTCGGGTTGCTGCAGATTCAGCGCAGCCTACTGATGCTGCTGCTGCCTGTGATGAAACCCAAGGTTTTGGAGAAACGGAAGATTACAGTTTAATGGTCGGCGTAGCTGCACCAACAGGATGTTTAACTGCTCCTAATGGCGCTTATCCAACTGCTGCATTTACCCCAACCTGTAACGGCGCACCGGCAACGATTACAACCGCAGGATATGCAGGTGAATATTCTACTGTAAACGTGACGATGGGCACGGCCTATACTTTTACGGTTTCTAAACCCGCTTACTTTATTACAATTGGAGACAGTGCAGGAGCAACAGTTTTAGCCTCCGGAACCGGAAGCGTAGTCTGGACTGCGACTATGACTGGAGTTGTAAGATTCTACGCACACACCGACAGTGCCTGTGGAAGTGGAACCAGCGCAACCCTTCATACAAGATCCGTTCAATGCGGAACTCCACCTACTGAGCCTGATTATGGTTGCGATCAAACCTATACAGGTACATGGTCTCAGGCAAACGCAGTAACAAAAAGTTTGAATTATGCCGTTGCTAATGACTTCTTCGTACCAAAAGAATTCTCCAGCTACAAGCTTCAAACAATGACTGCTTCATTTGTGCGTCAGTCTGCAACAGTTGACACTACAGATCTACAATCATTCGACGTTGTACTTATGAGCGACAGCGGAAGTGGAACACCGGGAACTGCAATCAAAACCTGGAATGGAGTTATTCCAACCGTAACTGTTGGAGCAGCGAATTTCGCTGGATTCCCAACTTACGACGCAGTAATTAATCTTGGCGATTATGAACTAACAGGAAATCCAGCCGCAGATACCAGATACTGGCTTTCTCTTCAATCTACTTCTGCCTCTGCAAGCAGCTATTTCTGGATCGGCTATAACTATACAACCGGTTGGATTACTGCGCCAAACTATCAGTCTTCTGACAACGGTGTTACTTATGCAGTAATTGCAAGTAGTACGGATCCAAATGCGCGATACGACAGCGTTTGGTCTTTAAATGCAGAATGCGTTACAGCAGCGGTATCCGAAGCAGTAAATAAAAATGTTTCTTTCTATCCGAACCCTGTTAAAGATTACTTGAACATCAATTCTAAAACAGCAATTGAAACCGTTCACGTTTATAACCTTGCAGGTCAAAAAATGCAGATTTCTGCCAAAGTAGTTAATGGTAAAGTAGACATGAGCAAACTTGCTCCAGGTGTTTACATCATCAGTACTATTCTTGAAGGAGGTGTGAATGAATCATTTAAAGTAATTAAAAAATAA
- the hutG gene encoding formimidoylglutamase, producing MTNWDGRFDGEEPLYHRIFQRVSVENNYETISPKDFVLHGFSVDEGVRRNKGRTGAKNAPDVIRKNISNFPVVNAEFALKDFGNISCEDGNLEKSQILLAEKVRETLTKGAKSVLFGGGHEVMFGHYSGIRKAFPEQRIGIINFDAHFDNREIEPGTGATSGTGFRQIAASEKIHSLHIGIQRNSNTLKLFDTAHHFGMKYILAEEIFFENLPAIYEKLDNFLETVDILYITICMDVFNAAIAPGVSAPAYNGIFADAAFMHLYKHLLQSDKHIALDVAEVNPEIDTSQQTARLAAALINEWFMQ from the coding sequence ATGACAAATTGGGACGGACGCTTCGATGGTGAGGAACCATTATATCACCGTATTTTTCAGCGGGTTTCTGTGGAAAATAATTACGAAACGATTTCCCCCAAAGACTTTGTACTACACGGCTTTTCTGTGGATGAAGGTGTACGCAGAAACAAAGGACGAACCGGAGCGAAAAATGCGCCGGATGTAATTCGAAAAAATATTTCTAATTTTCCCGTCGTTAATGCTGAATTCGCTTTAAAAGATTTTGGCAATATTTCCTGCGAAGATGGAAATTTGGAAAAATCGCAGATCTTACTCGCTGAAAAAGTGAGAGAAACTTTAACTAAAGGTGCGAAATCTGTTTTGTTTGGCGGTGGACATGAGGTAATGTTCGGTCATTATTCGGGAATTAGAAAGGCTTTTCCTGAACAAAGAATAGGAATCATCAATTTTGACGCGCATTTTGACAACCGGGAAATAGAGCCGGGGACAGGCGCAACTTCCGGAACCGGTTTTAGGCAGATCGCTGCTTCAGAAAAAATTCATTCTCTTCATATCGGAATTCAAAGAAATTCAAATACCTTAAAACTGTTTGATACTGCGCACCATTTCGGCATGAAATATATTTTAGCGGAAGAAATTTTCTTTGAAAACCTTCCTGCTATATATGAAAAACTCGACAATTTTTTAGAAACGGTCGATATTTTATACATTACCATTTGTATGGACGTTTTCAACGCCGCGATTGCACCCGGCGTTTCCGCCCCAGCCTATAACGGAATTTTTGCGGATGCTGCTTTCATGCACCTTTACAAACACCTTCTCCAGTCAGATAAACACATAGCTTTAGATGTGGCCGAAGTTAATCCTGAAATTGATACTTCTCAGCAAACCGCAAGACTTGCCGCTGCATTAATTAATGAGTGGTTCATGCAGTAG
- the paaA gene encoding 1,2-phenylacetyl-CoA epoxidase subunit PaaA: MDQEKFLEYVQAENKVEPKDVMPDDYRKLLVRQISQHAHSEIVGMLPEANWISRAPTLRRKMALLAKIQDEAGHGLYLYAATETLNNGEIASDRDSTYNDMLSGKAKYSSIFNYPALSWADIGAIGWLVDGAAIMNQVMLMGNSYGPYSRAMVRICKEESFHQRQGYEILMTLCRGTKEQKDLAQEALNRFWWPALMMFGPNDADSPNSQKSMNYRVKRESNDDLRQRFVDVTVSQAEFLGLKVPDENLKWNEITQHYDFGELPWGEFMEVLKGNGPCNKKRLETKRKAQRDHAWVKDAALAFASNTKEQNTFN, translated from the coding sequence ATGGATCAGGAAAAATTTTTAGAATACGTACAGGCAGAAAATAAAGTGGAACCGAAAGATGTAATGCCCGATGATTACAGAAAGTTGTTGGTTCGCCAAATTTCGCAACACGCCCATTCCGAAATTGTAGGAATGTTGCCGGAGGCGAACTGGATTTCCCGCGCGCCTACGCTACGCCGAAAAATGGCACTTTTGGCCAAAATTCAGGACGAAGCCGGACATGGACTTTATTTATATGCCGCTACCGAAACTTTGAACAACGGAGAAATCGCTTCAGACCGCGACTCTACGTACAATGATATGCTATCCGGCAAAGCCAAATATTCCAGCATTTTCAATTACCCTGCACTTTCCTGGGCAGATATTGGCGCCATTGGTTGGCTGGTTGACGGCGCGGCGATTATGAATCAGGTAATGTTGATGGGAAATTCTTACGGTCCTTATTCCAGAGCGATGGTGAGAATTTGTAAGGAAGAATCTTTTCACCAGAGACAGGGCTATGAAATACTAATGACGCTCTGCCGCGGCACAAAAGAACAGAAAGATCTGGCGCAGGAAGCCCTGAACCGGTTCTGGTGGCCGGCGCTAATGATGTTTGGCCCGAATGATGCCGATTCGCCGAATTCTCAAAAATCGATGAATTACAGAGTAAAAAGAGAAAGCAATGATGATCTTCGCCAGAGGTTTGTCGATGTTACCGTTTCTCAGGCGGAATTTTTAGGTCTGAAAGTGCCGGATGAAAATTTGAAGTGGAATGAAATAACACAACACTACGATTTCGGCGAGTTGCCCTGGGGTGAGTTTATGGAGGTTTTGAAAGGCAATGGCCCCTGTAACAAAAAACGTTTGGAAACCAAACGAAAAGCGCAACGCGATCATGCCTGGGTAAAAGATGCGGCACTGGCATTTGCCTCTAACACGAAAGAACAAAATACCTTTAATTAA
- a CDS encoding FAD-binding oxidoreductase, which yields MHHFHSLKTNRVVRETNDCVHISFEIPENLRHEFSYKQGQYLNVRFLLGDEDLRRSYSIINAPSEGSSDLEILVKHLEDGKVSTYLNTALKQGDFVEVMAPAGHFYTHYHLSNEKTYIGLAAGSGISPVLSNIKEALYQEPKSSAYLFFSNKSLNEIIFKKEIDALVEKFDGRLKVFYLLSREKHFEDELFEGRISAQKLDLLFERFPEIPAKEATYFICGPSDMIKGISDYLKKDQKVPSLQIMYEYYSAPDDDSNTEMSDEFKAIPNLESMVTLIIDDDEYSFHLNSKKNSILDQALKDKLPVPFACKGGVCCTCKAQVMDGEVFMEKNFALTDDEVARGFVLTCQCHPTTNVVMLNYDV from the coding sequence ATGCATCATTTTCATTCTTTAAAAACAAACAGAGTCGTACGGGAAACCAACGATTGTGTACATATATCCTTTGAAATTCCGGAAAATCTACGACACGAATTTTCCTACAAACAGGGCCAATATCTAAATGTTCGTTTTCTTTTAGGAGATGAAGACCTCCGCCGGAGCTACTCGATCATCAACGCGCCAAGCGAAGGAAGTTCGGACCTCGAGATATTGGTGAAACATCTTGAAGACGGCAAAGTTTCCACTTATCTGAATACAGCATTAAAACAGGGAGACTTCGTAGAAGTAATGGCGCCCGCCGGGCATTTCTACACGCACTATCATCTTTCCAACGAAAAAACTTACATCGGCCTTGCGGCCGGCAGCGGAATTTCGCCCGTTTTATCGAATATTAAGGAAGCGCTGTATCAGGAACCAAAAAGTTCAGCCTATTTATTTTTCAGCAACAAAAGCCTGAACGAGATCATTTTCAAGAAAGAGATCGATGCTTTAGTAGAAAAATTTGACGGAAGATTAAAAGTCTTTTATCTGCTTTCGCGGGAGAAACATTTTGAAGATGAACTTTTTGAAGGAAGAATTTCTGCGCAGAAACTGGACTTATTATTTGAAAGATTTCCCGAAATTCCCGCAAAAGAAGCCACTTACTTTATTTGCGGACCATCGGATATGATTAAAGGAATTTCTGATTACTTAAAAAAAGACCAAAAAGTTCCGTCGCTGCAGATTATGTACGAATATTATTCTGCGCCCGACGATGATAGCAACACCGAAATGAGCGACGAATTTAAGGCCATTCCGAATTTAGAAAGCATGGTAACGCTGATTATTGATGATGATGAATATTCTTTTCACCTTAATTCAAAGAAAAACAGTATTTTAGATCAGGCGTTGAAGGATAAACTTCCAGTTCCGTTTGCCTGCAAAGGCGGCGTTTGCTGCACCTGCAAAGCTCAGGTAATGGATGGTGAAGTGTTTATGGAAAAAAATTTCGCCCTCACCGACGATGAGGTAGCGCGGGGTTTTGTACTTACCTGCCAGTGCCACCCGACAACCAACGTGGTGATGCTGAATTACGATGTTTAA
- the clpB gene encoding ATP-dependent chaperone ClpB: protein MNLNQYTVKSQEAIQKAQQIAMEFGNQSIEPQHVLEGIFQVDENISTFLMKKSEAEITLVRERNRENLEKLPKVEGGNIYLSQTANKVLLDAPNIAKKMGDEFVTIEHLWLSLLEVNSVVSKMLKDMGVTKKGLETAINELRKGSKATSASSEETYQSLNKYAKNFNVLAAEGKLDPVIGRDEEIRRVLQILSRRTKNNPILIGEPGVGKTAIAEGIAHRIISGDIPENLQDKTLYSLDMGALIAGAKYKGEFEERLKSVINEVTKSEGQIILFIDEIHTLVGAGGGEGAMDAANILKPALARGELRAIGATTLNEYQKYFEKDKALERRFQKVMVEEPDTESAISILRGIKDKYEAHHKVRIKDEAIIAAVEQSQRYISDRFLPDKAIDLIDEASAKLRMEINSKPEELDVLDRKLMQMEIELAAISREGNDIKVSHLKEDISKVSEQRNEINAKWLKEKQKSEDLTSIKKDIEALKLEAERASRIGDYAKVAEIQYGKIKEKEDDLQKLELEMQNHQNELIKEEVTAENISEVISKWTGIPVTKLIQSEREKLLHLEDELHKRVVGQEEAITSVADAIRRNRAGLNDEKKPIGSFLFLGTTGVGKTELAKALAEYLFNDENNMTRIDMSEYQERHAVSRLVGAPPGYVGYDEGGQLTEAVRRRPYSVVLLDEIEKAHPDVFNTLLQVLDDGRLTDNKGRLVNFKNSIIIMTSNLGSHLIQENFETITDDNVAQVVDKTKDEVFALLKQTLRPEFLNRIDETVLFQPLNKKEIGKIVHYQLRGFNQMLEKRGIIMTATDDAIQYITDKGYDPSFGARPLKRVLQQEVLNKLSKEILAGNVNDGDRITLDYFDESGLVFRPTE, encoded by the coding sequence ATGAACTTAAATCAATATACCGTAAAGTCACAGGAAGCCATCCAAAAAGCGCAACAGATTGCCATGGAATTTGGCAACCAAAGCATTGAACCGCAACATGTACTCGAAGGAATTTTTCAGGTAGATGAAAACATTTCTACATTTTTAATGAAAAAATCTGAAGCTGAAATTACTTTGGTAAGAGAGAGAAACAGAGAAAATTTAGAAAAACTGCCAAAAGTGGAGGGCGGCAATATTTATCTTTCCCAAACTGCAAACAAAGTTTTGCTGGATGCTCCCAATATCGCAAAAAAAATGGGTGATGAATTTGTTACGATCGAACATCTTTGGCTGTCCCTTTTAGAAGTGAATTCCGTCGTTTCGAAAATGCTGAAAGATATGGGCGTAACGAAAAAAGGTCTCGAAACCGCCATCAACGAATTGCGTAAAGGTTCCAAAGCCACTTCCGCAAGTTCTGAAGAAACTTACCAAAGTTTAAATAAATATGCAAAAAACTTCAACGTCCTCGCCGCGGAGGGCAAACTCGATCCTGTAATTGGACGCGATGAAGAAATTCGACGGGTGCTGCAGATTCTTTCGCGAAGAACTAAAAATAACCCGATTTTAATTGGAGAACCCGGCGTGGGTAAAACTGCGATTGCAGAAGGGATTGCGCACCGCATCATTTCCGGTGATATTCCCGAAAATCTGCAGGACAAAACCTTGTATTCCTTGGACATGGGCGCTTTGATTGCCGGCGCAAAATATAAAGGCGAGTTCGAAGAACGGTTGAAATCCGTCATCAACGAAGTAACAAAATCCGAAGGGCAGATTATTCTTTTCATCGACGAGATTCATACGCTTGTAGGTGCCGGTGGCGGCGAAGGCGCCATGGATGCCGCCAATATTCTGAAACCAGCTCTGGCGCGTGGCGAACTCCGGGCAATTGGTGCGACAACCTTAAACGAATATCAAAAATATTTCGAAAAAGACAAAGCCCTAGAAAGACGTTTCCAAAAAGTGATGGTGGAAGAGCCCGACACAGAATCGGCGATTTCTATTTTACGTGGAATTAAAGATAAATACGAAGCTCACCACAAAGTCCGCATCAAAGACGAAGCAATTATCGCCGCGGTGGAGCAGTCTCAACGTTATATTTCGGATCGGTTTTTACCAGACAAAGCCATCGATTTGATTGATGAAGCTTCCGCTAAATTACGTATGGAAATCAATTCGAAACCTGAAGAACTCGACGTTTTGGATCGGAAACTTATGCAGATGGAAATTGAGCTCGCCGCCATTTCACGAGAAGGAAATGATATTAAAGTGAGTCATTTAAAGGAAGATATTTCCAAAGTTTCCGAACAGCGCAACGAAATCAATGCGAAATGGCTGAAAGAAAAACAAAAATCTGAGGATTTAACATCCATTAAAAAAGATATTGAAGCCTTAAAACTCGAAGCCGAACGGGCCTCCAGAATAGGCGATTACGCTAAAGTTGCGGAAATTCAGTACGGGAAAATTAAAGAGAAAGAAGATGATTTGCAGAAACTCGAACTCGAAATGCAAAACCATCAAAATGAATTGATTAAGGAGGAAGTTACCGCCGAAAATATTTCCGAAGTTATTTCCAAATGGACCGGAATTCCCGTTACAAAACTGATTCAGTCTGAACGCGAAAAATTATTGCACCTCGAAGACGAACTCCACAAAAGAGTGGTGGGGCAGGAAGAAGCCATTACCTCCGTCGCCGATGCCATCCGACGAAACCGCGCGGGACTGAACGACGAGAAAAAACCGATCGGAAGTTTCCTTTTCCTGGGAACAACCGGTGTGGGTAAAACTGAGTTGGCGAAAGCCCTCGCAGAATATCTCTTTAATGATGAAAATAACATGACCAGAATCGACATGAGCGAATACCAAGAAAGGCACGCCGTGTCGCGACTTGTTGGTGCGCCTCCCGGATATGTGGGTTACGACGAAGGCGGACAGTTAACGGAAGCGGTTCGCAGAAGACCATATTCTGTGGTTCTTTTGGATGAAATTGAAAAAGCGCATCCGGATGTATTCAATACTTTACTACAGGTTTTGGATGATGGCCGTTTAACGGATAACAAAGGCCGACTGGTGAATTTCAAAAATTCAATTATCATCATGACGTCCAATTTGGGATCGCATTTGATTCAGGAAAATTTCGAAACAATTACCGACGATAATGTAGCACAAGTCGTAGATAAGACCAAAGATGAGGTTTTTGCGCTGTTGAAGCAGACCTTGAGGCCCGAATTTTTAAATCGTATCGACGAAACTGTTTTATTCCAGCCTTTAAACAAAAAAGAAATCGGCAAAATTGTACATTACCAACTTCGCGGATTTAACCAAATGCTAGAAAAACGTGGAATAATCATGACTGCAACAGATGATGCCATACAATATATTACAGACAAAGGTTACGACCCAAGTTTTGGTGCAAGACCTTTAAAAAGAGTTTTGCAACAGGAGGTTTTGAACAAATTATCGAAAGAAATCCTGGCCGGAAATGTGAACGATGGCGACCGAATTACCCTGGATTATTTTGATGAAAGTGGTTTGGTTTTCCGTCCAACCGAATAA
- a CDS encoding endonuclease/exonuclease/phosphatase family protein, translating into MKRLLGLITLLFFTSNQSQVLKVMTYNIRLSLESDQENSWENRKTEAIQLLDYYHPDFFGVQEALPEQMNDIKSGLKNYNFVGVGRDDGQNKGEYSAIFYEMAKIEVLKSGTFWLSETPDIPSKGWDAAYNRVCTYALFKLKKDGKKFWAFNVHFDHVGNVARVNSSKLILEKIKKFNTQDLPVVLTGDFNLTDDSEPIKIISKNLINTYYHSAQKPYGPNGTFTAFDIKTIPTQRIDYIFVKKFETETFRTINDRRENLLYPSDHFPLLVTLRFNK; encoded by the coding sequence ATGAAAAGACTGCTCGGACTTATAACGCTGCTCTTTTTTACTTCGAACCAAAGTCAGGTTCTGAAAGTGATGACGTATAATATTCGCCTTTCGTTAGAATCGGATCAGGAAAATTCCTGGGAAAACCGAAAAACCGAAGCGATACAGCTCTTGGATTATTACCATCCGGATTTTTTCGGCGTGCAGGAAGCGCTGCCGGAGCAGATGAATGACATCAAAAGCGGTCTTAAAAATTATAATTTTGTGGGCGTGGGCCGGGACGACGGACAAAACAAAGGCGAATATTCCGCAATATTTTATGAAATGGCAAAAATTGAAGTCTTAAAATCCGGTACTTTTTGGCTCAGCGAAACTCCGGATATTCCGTCGAAAGGTTGGGATGCGGCTTACAACAGGGTTTGCACGTATGCTTTATTTAAATTGAAAAAAGACGGCAAGAAATTCTGGGCATTCAATGTTCATTTCGATCATGTGGGAAATGTAGCGCGCGTAAATTCATCCAAATTAATTTTAGAGAAAATAAAAAAATTCAACACGCAAGATCTTCCGGTGGTTTTAACAGGCGACTTTAATTTAACGGATGATTCCGAACCGATTAAAATAATTTCGAAAAACCTCATCAACACTTACTATCATTCCGCGCAGAAACCGTACGGTCCGAATGGCACTTTTACCGCTTTCGATATTAAAACCATCCCGACGCAGAGAATCGATTATATTTTTGTAAAAAAGTTTGAAACGGAAACCTTTCGAACAATTAACGACCGGCGCGAGAACCTTCTTTATCCGTCGGATCACTTTCCACTTCTTGTAACGCTGCGTTTTAATAAATAA
- a CDS encoding ABC-F family ATP-binding cassette domain-containing protein — MISVQNLGLHHSGNYLFQNVNFTIKKDDKIGLVGKNGAGKSTLLKMLTGEINFYEGSIVQEGAVTIGFLKQDLDFVKGRTVWNETLQAFEAINAMKNELEDVNHQMVTRTDYESDYYENLIHRMTELNDLLMHHDAYNLEGDVEKVLLGLGFKADDFHKITDEFSGGWRMRIELAKLLLQKNDLMLLDEPTNHLDMESIIWLESFLKEYPGAIVLVSHDKQFMTSVCNRTFDINNKKVDDYKANYTKYLELSSERKEKQIQAKKNQDVEIKQMEDNINRFRASATKSSFAQSLIKKLDKLERIEVDTDDVSKFNIRFQPAVTPGKVIFEAKNLGKAYGKKQVFDEVDFFIERGQRIALLGQNGQGKTTIAKILSGEITDYSGEWNLGHNVNIGYFAQNQEEVLTPNKTVLEEAEDAATEETRPRVRDLLGSFLFQGDDVTKKTKVLSGGERNRLALCKLLLRPFNTLIMDEPTNHLDIQSKEIIKLALQKFEGTLIVISHDREFLQGLSDKIFEFRDGRMKEFLGDVNEYLEFRQKESIREISAEKSKLQELRNEPVVEKEVAKPVEKAPVMVSKDQKNIQNKIKKVEERISDLELKIEEMEATFTKENPSEETLEVYNTKKADLDLALQEWEFLGTQLEA, encoded by the coding sequence ATGATTTCGGTTCAAAATTTAGGTCTTCATCATTCAGGAAATTACCTTTTTCAAAACGTCAACTTTACCATCAAAAAAGATGATAAAATCGGTTTGGTGGGGAAAAATGGAGCGGGTAAATCTACTTTGTTAAAAATGCTTACGGGCGAAATTAATTTTTACGAAGGCAGTATTGTTCAGGAAGGCGCCGTAACCATTGGGTTTTTAAAACAGGATTTGGATTTCGTAAAAGGCCGTACCGTTTGGAATGAAACCCTTCAGGCATTCGAAGCCATTAATGCGATGAAGAACGAACTGGAAGACGTAAACCATCAAATGGTGACGAGAACCGATTATGAAAGCGATTACTACGAAAATTTAATTCACCGTATGACGGAACTGAATGATCTGTTAATGCATCATGACGCGTACAATTTGGAAGGCGATGTCGAAAAAGTTTTGCTAGGATTAGGTTTCAAGGCTGATGATTTTCACAAGATTACCGACGAATTTTCCGGTGGATGGAGAATGCGGATTGAGCTGGCGAAACTGCTTTTGCAGAAAAATGATCTCATGTTGTTGGATGAGCCGACCAATCACCTGGATATGGAATCCATCATTTGGCTGGAATCATTTTTAAAAGAATATCCCGGTGCTATTGTTTTGGTAAGTCACGATAAGCAATTTATGACCTCTGTTTGCAACCGGACTTTCGACATTAACAACAAAAAAGTCGACGATTACAAAGCCAATTACACCAAATATCTGGAATTGAGTTCGGAAAGGAAAGAAAAACAAATTCAGGCCAAGAAAAATCAGGATGTCGAGATCAAGCAAATGGAAGATAACATCAACCGTTTCCGGGCTTCTGCCACCAAATCTTCGTTTGCGCAATCTTTGATCAAAAAATTAGATAAACTGGAAAGAATTGAAGTGGATACCGACGATGTTTCCAAATTCAATATCCGTTTCCAGCCCGCGGTAACTCCGGGAAAAGTTATTTTCGAAGCCAAAAACTTAGGAAAAGCATACGGTAAAAAACAGGTTTTTGATGAGGTTGATTTCTTTATCGAAAGGGGACAGCGCATTGCTTTACTGGGGCAAAACGGGCAGGGCAAAACAACAATTGCAAAAATCCTTTCCGGAGAAATCACCGATTATTCCGGCGAATGGAATCTGGGGCACAACGTTAACATCGGTTATTTTGCGCAGAACCAGGAAGAAGTTTTAACGCCGAATAAAACCGTTTTAGAAGAAGCTGAAGATGCGGCAACCGAAGAAACGCGCCCAAGAGTACGCGATTTGTTGGGAAGTTTCCTTTTTCAGGGCGATGATGTGACGAAGAAAACAAAAGTACTTTCGGGTGGCGAAAGAAACCGTTTGGCTTTGTGTAAATTATTGCTTCGTCCTTTCAATACGTTGATTATGGATGAGCCCACGAATCACCTGGATATTCAGTCCAAGGAAATTATTAAACTGGCTTTGCAGAAATTTGAAGGAACATTAATCGTTATTTCTCACGACCGGGAATTTTTACAGGGCTTGAGCGATAAAATTTTCGAATTCCGGGATGGGCGAATGAAAGAATTTCTGGGTGATGTGAATGAATACTTAGAATTCCGTCAAAAAGAAAGCATTCGCGAGATCTCTGCAGAGAAATCCAAGTTACAGGAACTTCGGAACGAACCCGTCGTCGAAAAAGAAGTTGCAAAACCCGTGGAAAAAGCGCCTGTTATGGTTTCGAAAGATCAAAAGAATATTCAAAATAAAATTAAAAAAGTAGAAGAGCGGATTTCTGACCTCGAATTAAAGATCGAGGAAATGGAAGCCACCTTCACCAAAGAAAATCCTTCCGAAGAAACTTTAGAAGTTTACAATACAAAGAAAGCAGATTTAGATTTGGCTTTGCAGGAATGGGAGTTTTTGGGAACGCAGTTAGAAGCGTAA